The proteins below come from a single Neospora caninum Liverpool complete genome, chromosome IX genomic window:
- a CDS encoding putative Casein kinase one (CK1) TgCK1b: protein MAHHQDSRNHTGVGASSSATQLKDLKIAGVWKIGRKIGSGSFGDIYKGVNLQTGQEVALKVESTKAKHPQLLYEYKLLKHLQGGAGIAQVFCCETEGDHNIMVMELLGPSLEDVFNLCNRTFSLKTILLLADQFLQRVEYIHSKNFIHRDIKPDNFLLGNAGHQNTIYVIDFGLAKKFRDPKTHQHIPYRENKNLTGTARYASISAHLGSEQSRRDDLEAVGYVLMYFCRGGTLPWQGIKANTKQEKYHKIMEKKMSTPVEVLCKGYPSEFATYLHYCRSLRFEDRPDYAYLKRLFRDLYIKEGYDESDREFDWTVKLSSRNLGPPSSRTQHAMCSQDTRTRTKRDADRPVGARSGERDRPHHFSNGNVGNPSMATNPGGLSLMVQERTSLVDQGDRASRETSTRKEET from the exons aTGGCGCATCACCAGGACAGTCGAAATCACACGGGGGTCGGCGCGTCATCCTCCGCCACCCAACTTAAGGATTTGAAAATCGCCGGCGTGTGGAAAATTGGACGGAAAATCGGTTCCGGCTCCTTCGGGGATATCTACAAAG GCGTGAACTTGCAAACCGGCCAGGAGGTTGCGTTGAAGGTCGAGAGCACAAAAGCGAAGCATCCGCAGTTGCTGTACGAGTACAAGCTTCTGAAACATTTGCAGGGAGGCGCCGGCATTGCTCAGGTCTTCTGCtgcgagacagagggcgaTCACAACATCATGGTGATGGAGCTGCTGGGGCCCTCCCTAGAGGACGTCTTCAACTTGTGCAATCGAACGTTCTCTCTCAAAACCATTCTCCTTCTTGCAGATCAATTT ctgcagcgcgtcGAGTACATTCACTCTAAAAACTTCATTCACAGAGACATAAAACCCGACAACTTCCTTCTCGGCAATGCTGGCCACCAAAACACG ATCTACGTCATCGACTTCGGGCTGGCGAAGAAGTTCCGAGACCCAAAGACGCACCAGCACATCCCGtacagagaaaacaaaaacctCACGGGCACGGCGCGGTATGCGTCCATCAGCGCACATCTCGGCTCCGAGCAGAGTCGCCGCGATGATTTGGAGGCCGTCGGCTACGTGCTCATGTACTTTTGTCGAG GCGGAACGCTGCCGTGGCAGGGAATCAAGGCGAAcacgaaacaggagaaaTACCACAAAATcatggagaagaagatgtCAACGCCCGTCGAGGTGCTGTGCAAGGGATACCCAA GTGAATTCGCCACTTACTTGCACTACTGCCGTTCCCTCCGATTCGAGGACCGCCCCGACTACGCCTACCTGAAGCGTCTCTTCCGAGATCTCTACATTAAGGAAGGCTACGAC GAGAGTGACCGTGAATTCGACTGGACGGTGAAGCTTTCGTCTCGCAATCTCGGCCCGCCG AGCAGTCGAACGCAGCACGCCATGTGCAGTCAAGACACCCGAACGCGGACGAAACGTGACGCCGATCGACCTGTTGGAG CGCGAAGTGGCGAACGCGATCGACCTCACCACTTCAGCAACGGGAACGTGGGCAATCCGTCGATGGCGACGAACCCTGGAGGCCTGTC ACTCATGGTTCAGGAACGCACCAGTCTGGTAGACCAGGGAGACCGGGCGTCGCGTGAAACGTCAAcacggaaagaggagacgtaA
- a CDS encoding ubiquitin carboxyl-terminal hydrolase, related — FASPFGASAPPFALPLDFNRPASVSASRSSCPSSPASNACSRSSSPQSVLSCATSPRKSDLDCADHVSLASSSRDPPRSPPSLSLHASSESSSGPHAREGDAERCRVPASPSLSPSSCGGASLASLSPPLLRHTDRAPPPSLSAETSVRGVSLGVSSAAPSSPQSKMEGEDDVSLFKKGEKGSRTRLASKPSAECADTAGGDSGARTPPPTGATDDPTGALSPERPTAQKLSETPGAGVSPALGARKTPRAEDAAASPSSAPQLPRRLNDGAVVEGPLPNELEMVIPRFRARFLEGIEDEGDSPIDTLTLYSDWVELPSLRFRLMVHPLTRSHNRQAQLSPPSPLFPEGAARALSPQQQEYLQSRTTAAFVEIGRKPDWPADWIFQSAVRFHIYVVNLTEPERSVWREETFQFSCEEIDRGWHAIVSYLTLFEERFFAAPSGDLVLRAAVFPAGTAVMSRGLRTPCPASPPLGERRRPSDSADPRDTEAAEAEMRERSDRGGGDEPKEDDAELGPVIAGQPVDTSSPLASLFSSLPPAASLGRAGKGYVGLRNHGATCYMNALLQSLYYIGKFRQAVYALTFDTKAISGCRSIEVLESRCRRRKRRAGGSGASADGDEARDARDARHDRNLDKDEDMIDGSCDVQMEDEGSALRPTGRASKGASGRPSYDSSPYFSPVHHPLASLLLNSDDEDDEDFSDWNERDMRDLLLEEEQEQRRPPSISLALQNLFFRLYTSKEPVACRDLIRSFGWDAADAFTQQDTHELLKLLLDKVEEQMQRTPAEGSVKKMFEGEMETYIECIEVDYKSVRKETYEDLNLDVKGCNNIQESLRRLVQPEILEGENSYDAEAFGKQRARKGVRFLRFPPVCIFLLKRFDFDYEKMDTVKVFSSFEFQSELDLNEFCPGAGVYELHAVSVHQGDVNSGHYYCFLRPPPRTQWVRFDDDKVYPVSEYAAIGDNFGGDEEDPCNYLAGKAPRSRQKVYNAYILVYVKKRLANQLLADCNPMKVNPQVVVRCRTEELLMKLRNRIRRVLEQRIKVKVYHPLQFLNRRFLDLPLATMPPLVEIKSSRSVGVLPIHEQITSRLFAKLYGEESAGASEGGASQRSSAKAPSIAFLLYAMDFLADDARFSPVAIADNPCLGEIFRSKMLGNGGRGSGVLGHRTFPGSSADQNYPYNRFDACLYFLAVPETNAVIRSALDHDEFCRRHQLLFLKYFDIFGANKMLDAEPGSAQDPKGKRKKEDSQAKPPLSAGKGEKKLATLETQDEATEGVPESLRDSNVVCVDVVLVPNGWRLVCLQPHLYRRLLRCMDDGLVRPYAVESLRRYVASLGSLPPLFAVSGSGSGLFFPLTGSEKPCLVDVASSQSCSLAACAAAYGAGLSATLCGPVFSTQGNFPALSGSREQTPDLPRDAALALVLALEIEFQDLKNPTSLTLSSKKTFSQEKIFPGDIFVFNIEAPENMRRRFQEIRRLAEVSSAEREPTTTEEFGLSASADGHDLLAQLYLDGRGLPNVPSLLPAFCLAQTPLVAADGAETKHRASLSAEEGPVSLSPSSSSSSSPSSSSPPSATGAAAHAISTAARAALGDADTGDKAEDEKETPGTKQKPAEGPGPSRSAEASTTVSSPVNSGVLPPSRASQRQDAAEGKKGDSSAGQAPAGSADGTESAKKEERPAVMPPSSDGGLLPFLPAARGGKIPVGPPEMPLLPSPDFHHYSLNKANRFVFQFRLYDPLELLNRPMNCCGMLLEDYPRPSTAPSASSVSLASRDLSLSQCSSNETLSSFTLASSPSTSSVLAADPYLPGASSKAVNASSVSSSLLLPAASPSPVNPLGATAGPFGAATAVGGPGGPAGPQRSTSGVSVGDIDCADGDGAGDAEEDEDPWIHVPKGQPVAAKMLEVDVRVACNQVLRYVSWYLGTDSSRLFLFPEPPLLSDPAYEPVSIDSLVCFANEGAGTAPRRDSSGGASPEASMRRLSVNEVFSRLEKKALQCTGSRLGRRRSRTALGAFPFSGTSGSRPRIFHLALMPRHYSLCSRVIDPHALSPAQLERAKDLIFPACSGTSSAPSPPPDVRLHDALLHFVVLVFNRRVESLGCVEGLIPARCPFSSRPLTVKDLIHAILARMPPALRTQVVEERRRLSREAGAADAARVSDAALASGLRLVASTVASLQELEKTQQVQNLPMYALGEAHGPIRQPRLDGLATQNLFAVPLRLELDWTPDEKEGIENGDLKVLQVVHQTPTDREYFGYPFEILVRPTETLNEIKHKVKEKLLLPKALWNNWTFFQYADCNRSWKGPNDRLDWQRYDSITLIAEHPAPYSKMRSHTAMKIA, encoded by the exons TTCGCTTCCCCGTTCGgggcctctgcgcctccgttcgcccttcctctcgaCTTCAACCGACcagcttccgtctctgcctcgcgctcttcctgtccctcctctcccgcctccaACGCATGCTCAcggtcctcgtctccccaaAGTGTCCTGTCCTGCGCCACTTCCCCGCGAAAATCCGATCTCGACTGTGCTGaccacgtctctctcgcgtcctcgtcccGCGACCCGCCCcgctctcccccttctctctctctgcacgctTCCTCGGAGTCGTCTTCCGggccgcatgcgcgcgagggagacgccgagcgcTGTCGAgtccctgcgtcgccgtctctctccccttcctcgtgcggcggcgcctcgctcgcgtcactgtctccgccgctgctgcgccATACGGACCGCGCACCGCCTCCGAGCCTCTCCGCGGAGACTTCCGTGAGGGGTGTGTCTCTGGGCGTCTCTTCGGCcgcgccctcgtcgccgcaGAGCAAGATGgagggggaagacgacgtgtctctcttcaaaaagggcgagaaaggcagtcgcacgcgcctcgcctcgaaGCCGTCGGCAGAATGCGCGGACACGGCGGGCGGCGACTCGGGTGCACGTACACCTCCGCCGACTGGCGCGACGGACGACCCGACCGGGGCGCTCTCTCCGGAGAGACCGACCGCGCAGAAACTCAGCGAGACTCCCGGCGCAGGCGTTTCTCCGGCTCTCGGTGCGCGGAAGACCCCGCGGGCTGAAGAcgcggccgcctcgccctcgtcggcgccgcagctgccgcgcCGTCTGAATGACGGGGCGGTCGTGGAAGGCCCTCTCCCGAACGAGCTCGAGATGGTCATTCCTCGGTTCCGTGCGCGCTTCCTCGAGGGGATCGAGGACGAGGGGGACTCGCCGATCGACACCCTCACGCTGTACAGCGACTGGGTAGAGctcccgtctctgcgtttccggCTGATGGTGCATCCGCTGACGCGGTCGCACAACCGGCAGGCGCAGctttctccgccgtctccgctcttccccgagggcgcggcgcgcgcgctctcgccccaGCAGCAGGAGTACCTCCAGAGTCGGACGACGGCTGCGTTCGTCGAGATCGGCCGAAAGCCCGACTGGCCGGCAGACTGGATTTTCCAGTCTGCGGTTCGCTTCCACATCTACGTCGTGAATCTGACTGAGCCGGAGCGGTCAGtgtggagggaagaaacTTTCCAGTTCAGCTGCGAGGAGATCGACCGCGGATGGCACGCGATCGTCTCCTACTTGACGCTCTTCGAGGAGcggttcttcgccgcccctTCCGGCGACCTCGTCCTccgcgccgccgtcttccccgccgGAACTGCAGTGATGAGCCGCGGCCTCCGCACGCCCTGtccggcgtcgccgccgctcgGCGAGCGCAGGCGGCCCAGCGACAGCGCGGATCCGAGAGATACTGAAGCCGCCGAGGCGGAGATGCGCGAGCGGAGCGACCGCGGAGGGGGCGACGAGCCCAaggaggacgacgccgaGTTGGGACCCGTGATCGCGGGTCAGCCAGTCGAcacttcctcgcctctcgcctcgctcttctcttcgctgccgccgGCGGCGTCGCTCGGCCGCGCGGGGAAAGGGTACGTCGGTCTGCGGAACCATGGCGCGACGTGCTACATGAACGCGCTGCTTCAGAGTCTGTACTACATCGGGAAATTCCGACAGGCCGTCTACGCCCTGACCTTCGACACGAAGGCGATCAGCGGCTGCCGCAGCATCGAGGTCTTGGAGAGCAGATGCCGACGCAGGAAACGCCGCGCGGGCGGCTCAGGGGCCAGcgcggacggagacgaggcccgcgacgcgcgagacgcgagacacgaCCGAAACCTG GACAAGGACGAGGACATGATCGACGGAAGCTGCGACGTCCAGATGGAGGACGAAGGGTCGGCGTTGCGGCCGACCGGCCGGGCGTCGAAGGGGGCGTCTGGGCGGCCGTCCTACGACTCGTCTCCGTACTTCTCGCCTGTGCACCATCCGCTcgcgtcgctgctgctgaacagcgacgacgaggacgacgaggattTCTCCGACTGGAACGAGCGAGACATGCGCGATCTGCTGCTGGAGGAGGAACAGGAGCAGCGGCGGCCGCCGTCCATCTCGCTGGCGTTGCAGaacctcttcttccggctgTACACCTCAAAAGAGCCAGTAGCGTGTCGGGACTTGATTCGGTCCTTCGGTTGGGACGCAGCCGATGCGTTCACGCAGCAAGACACCCACGAATTGCTCAAGTTGCTGCTGGACAAGGTCGAGGAGCAAATGCAGCGGACTCCCGCGGAAGGCAGCGTGAAAAAGATGTTTGAGGGCGAGATGGAGACGTACATTGAGTGCATCGAGGTCGACTACAAGAGCGTGCGGAAAGAGACGTACGAAGATCTGAATCTGGACGTGAAAGGGTGCAACAACATCCAGGAGAGTCTGCGGCGCCTCGTTCAGCCGGAGATcctcgagggcgagaacTCGTACGACGCCGAGGCGTTCGGGAAACAGCGCGCGCGAAAAGGCGTCCGCTTCTTACGCTTCCCCCCCGTCtgcatcttcctcctcaAGCGATTCGACTTCGACTACGAGAAAATGGACACCGTCAAAGTCTTCTCGAGTTTCGAGTTCCAGAGCGAACTCGACCTGAACGAATTCTGCCCCGGCGCCGGAGTCTACGAGCTCCACGCCGTCTCCGTACACCAAG GAGACGTCAACTCCGGCCATTACTACTGCTTCCTccggccgccgccgcgcacGCAGTGGGTCCGTTTCGACGACGACAAGGTGTATCCGGTCTCAGAGTATGCAGCGATTGGAGACAACTTTGgaggggacgaagaagatccGTGCAATTACCTCGCTG GCAAAgcgccgcgctcgcggcAAAAGGTCTACAACGCGTACATTCTGGTCTACGTGAAGAAGCGGCTTGCGAACCAGCTGCTGGCCGACTGTAACCCGATGAAG GTGAACCCTCAGGTCGTCGTCCGGTGCCGCACAGAGGAGCTTCTGATGAAACTGCGAAACCGCATTCGCCGGGTTCTCGAGCAACGCATCAA GGTGAAGGTGTATCATCCGCTGCAGTTTTTGAATCGTCGCTTTCTGGACTTGCCGCTGGCGACGATGCCGCCGTTGGTGGAGATCAAGTCGAGTCGGTCGGTGGGCGTTTTGCCGATTCACGAGCAAATCACGTCGCGGCTGTTTGCAAAGTTGtacggcgaggagagcgcgggGGCGTCTGAGGGCGGGGCGAGTCAGCGCAGCTCTGCGAAGGCGCCTTCCatcgcgtttctcctgtaCGCGATGGACTTTCTGGCCGACGACGCGCGTTTCAGCCCCGTTGCCATCGCGGACAATCCGTGTCTGGGCGAAATTTTCCGGTCCAAGATGCTGGGGAACGGCGGGCGCGGCAGCGGCGTGCTCGGCCACCGGACCTTCCCCGGGAGCTCGGCGGACCAGAACTACCCTTACAACCGGTTCGACGCCTGCTTGTACTTCCTCGCCGTGCCGGAGACGAACGCCGTGATTCGCAGCGCGCTGGACCACGACGAGTTTTGCCGGCGACACCAGCTGCTCTTCCTCAAGTACTTTGACATCTTCGGCGCAAACAAGATGCTCGATGCAGAGCCCGGGTCGGCGCAGGACCCGAaagggaagcggaagaaagaggacagcCAGGCGAAGCCGCCACTGTCggcaggaaagggagaaaagaaactcgCGACGCTGGAAACCCAGGACGAGGCAACCGAAGGCGTCCCAGAGTCCCTCAGAGACAGCAACGTCGTCTGCGTGGACGTCGTCCTCGTGCCGAACGGATGGCGGCTG GTTTGTCTCCAACCCCATCTGTAtcggcggctgctgcggtGCATGGACGACGGCTTGGTTCGCCCGTACGCTGTGGAGTCGCTCCGGCGCTACGTCGCCTCGCTGggctctcttccgcctctgtttGCTGTCTCCGGGTCGGGCTcaggcctcttcttccccctgaCCGGGTCGGAGAAACCGTGTTTGGTGGACGTGGCGAGCTCGCAGAGCTGTTcgctcgctgcatgcgcggctgCGTACGGCGCGGGCTTGAGCGCGACGCTCTGTGGACCGGTCTTCAGCACTCAGGGGAACTTTCCCGCGCTGTCCGGGAGCCGAGAGCAGACGCCCGACCTGCCGCGGGACGCCGcactcgccctcgtcctcgccctcgagaTCGAATTCCAGGACCTGAAAAACCCCACCAGTTTAACGCTCTCGTCGAAGAAAACGTTCTCGCAAGAAAag ATTTTCCCGGGAGACATCTTCGTGTTCAACATCGAGGCTCCGGAAAACATGCGCCGGCGCTTCCAAGAAATCCGACGACTGGCGGAAGTCTCCAGCGCCGAGAGGGAGCCGACGACAACCGAAGAGttcggcctctccgcctccgccgacGGGCACGATCTGCTCGCCCAACTTTACCTCGACGGCCGCGGACTGCCCAACgttccctcccttctccctgccttctgcctcgctcaAA CTCCTCTGGTGGCGGCAGacggggcggagacgaaacaccGCGCCTCGCTATCCGCAGAGGAAGggcctgtctccctgtcgccttcgtcatcttcctcgtcttcgccctcctcctcgtcgccgccctctGCGACTGGCGCCGCCGCGCATGCAATTTCCACGGCCGCACGGGCGGCTCTGGGCGACGCGGACACTGGCGACAAggccgaggacgaaaaggagacacctgggacgaagcagaagccTGCGGAGGGGCCAGGTCCGAGCCGCAGCGCCGAGGCGTCGAcgactgtctcttcgccagtGAACAGCGGCGtcctccctccctctcgagCTTcacagagacaagacgcagcagaaggaaagaaaggagacagttcCGCGGGCCAGGCGCCTGCGGGGTCAGCGGACGGGACCGAGAgtgcgaagaaagaggaacgcCCCGCGGTCATGCCGCCCTCGAGCGACGGCGGgctcctcccttttcttcccgcggCCCGAGGAGGAAAAATTCCAGTCGGACCTCCCGAGATGCCCCTGCTGCCTAGCCCAGACTTCCACCATTACAGCCTCAACAAGGCCAACCGATTCGTCTTTCAGTTCAGACTCTACGATCCTCTCGAG ctTTTGAATCGGCCGATGAACTGCTGCGGAATGCTGTTGGAGGACTACCCGCGGCCGAGCACGGCgccctctgcttcgtctgtctccctcgcgtctcgcgacttgtctctctctcagtgcTCATCAAACGAAACTCTCAGCTCCTTCACTCTGGCGTCCAGTCCCTCCACatcctccgtcctcgccgccgatCCGTACCTCCCAGGGGCGTCCAGCAAGGCGGTCAAtgcgtcttccgtctcctcttctctgctgcttcccgccgcctcgccttcccccgtCAACCCGCTGGGCGCGACGGCCGGGCCCTTTGGagccgcgaccgcggtcggagGCCCCGGCGGTCCTGCAGGGCCCCAGAGATCCACGAGTGGTGTCAGCGTTGGGGACATTGACTgcgcagacggagacggagcaggagacgccgaggaagacgaagacccGTGGATTCACGTTCCGAAGGGCCAGCCTGTGGCGGCGAAAATGCTCGAAGTCGACGTCCGAGTCGCATGCAATCAG GTGCTGCGCTACGTCAGTTGGTATCTGGGCACAGACTCGTCGCGGTTGTTTTTGTTTCCGGAGCCGCCGTTGCTGTCTGATCCCGCGTACGAGCCGGTGAGCATCGACAGCTTGGTGTGTTTCGCGAACGAAGGCGCGGGGACTGCGCCGCGTCGGGATAGCTCgggcggcgcctctcccgagGCTTCGATGCGCAGGCTGAGCGTGAATGAAGTGTTCTCGcgcctcgagaagaaggcgctgcagTGCACCGGCTCGCGGCTCGggcgccgccgctcgcggACCGCGCTGGGggccttccccttctcgggGACGTCGGGTAGCCGACCCCGCATCTTTCACCTGGCCCTGATGCCCCGCCACTACTCGCTCTGTTCGCGGGTGATCGATCCGCACGCACTCAGTCCCGCGCAGctggagagggcgaaggaTCTTATTTTCCCGGCCTGTTCGGGGACGTCttcggcgccgtctccgccgccggaCGTGCGACTGCACGACGCGCTTCTTCACTTTGTCGTGCTCGTCTTCAACCGCCGCGTTGAGAGTCTCGGCTGCGTCGAGGGCCTCATCCCGGCCAGGTGTCCCTTCTCCTCGCGACCGCTGACCGTGAAGGACTTGATCCACGCCATCCTCGCCCGCATGCCTCCTGCGCTCCGCACGCAGGTCGTGGAGGAGCGCAGACGGCTGTCGCGGGAGGCTGGTGCGGCGGACGCCGCGAGGGTGTCTGACGCAGCTCTCGCGAGCGGtctgcgcctcgtcgcctccacagtcgcctcgctccaagagctcgagaagacgcagcaagTGCAGAATTTGCCAATGTACGCGCTCGGCGAGGCCCATGGCCCCATCCGACAGCCGCGGCTCGACGGCCTCGCCACCCAGAAcctcttcgctgtccccCTCAGACTCGAGCTCGACTGGACAcccgacgagaaagaaggcatcGAAAACGGGGACTTgaag GTACTCCAAGTCGTTCACCAAACTCCGACGGACAGAGAGTACTTCGGCTACCCCTTCGAGATTCTTGTGCGA CCGACCGAAACGCTTAACGAGATCAAGCACAAAGTGAAAGAGAAGTTGCTGCTGCCAAAGGCCTTGTGGAATAACTGGACTTTCTTTCAGTACGCGGACTGTAACAG ATCGTGGAAAGGACCGAACGACCGCCTCGACTGGCAACGCTACGACTCCATCACTCTTATCG ctGAACATCCGGCGCCCTACTCCAAGATGCGCTCACACACGGCCATGAAGATTGCGTAG